The following proteins are co-located in the Acidicapsa acidisoli genome:
- a CDS encoding tyrosine-type recombinase/integrase has product MGFSEFTRERQFLSNVSPSTLEWYKHAFKWLLTDSPSQDDLKSAVVRMREKGLKATGCNSAIRAINTYLHWASAGSEVKCGPTCKHPKIAQLKEPQLVLPTFTEQQIKLLVSWKPKDKYQERLHLVTLFLLDTGCRISEALTLRVSDLNFENLLVTLDGKGRKQRVVPFSFELRKAMVRYCKETNRTPDSLLFANCTQTILGRRNVLRDVKLLCKRLGFTPPGRTLHAFRHTFAVNYLRRGGSVFHLQKVLGHSTLEMTRRYANLMTEDLQAVHERVSLLSK; this is encoded by the coding sequence ATGGGATTTTCAGAGTTCACCCGCGAACGCCAATTCCTCTCAAACGTCTCACCGTCAACGCTGGAATGGTACAAGCACGCCTTCAAATGGCTGCTCACGGATTCACCTTCGCAAGACGACCTCAAATCCGCCGTGGTCCGTATGCGGGAAAAGGGATTGAAGGCAACAGGCTGCAATTCAGCCATCCGCGCAATCAACACATATCTGCATTGGGCGAGTGCAGGCTCAGAGGTCAAATGCGGTCCCACATGCAAGCATCCGAAAATCGCCCAACTTAAAGAACCTCAACTCGTGTTGCCCACCTTCACAGAGCAACAAATCAAGCTGCTTGTCTCGTGGAAGCCCAAGGACAAGTACCAAGAGCGGCTCCATTTGGTGACGTTGTTCCTGCTTGACACCGGATGCCGCATCTCTGAGGCCCTCACATTGCGCGTCTCCGATTTGAACTTTGAAAATCTGCTTGTCACGCTGGACGGCAAGGGGCGCAAGCAGCGGGTTGTCCCCTTCAGCTTTGAGTTGCGGAAAGCGATGGTGCGCTATTGCAAGGAAACGAATCGGACACCGGACAGCCTGCTCTTTGCCAATTGCACCCAAACGATATTGGGGCGTAGGAACGTTTTGCGGGATGTGAAGCTGCTTTGCAAGCGGCTAGGATTCACGCCTCCAGGTCGCACGCTCCACGCCTTCAGGCACACATTCGCGGTCAACTACTTGCGGCGTGGCGGCTCCGTGTTCCATCTGCAAAAGGTGCTCGGTCACAGCACACTTGAGATGACTCGCCGCTATGCCAACTTGATGACTGAGGACCTCCAGGCCGTGCATGAGCGTGTGAGCCTGCTCTCAAAATAG
- a CDS encoding phage NrS-1 polymerase family protein, whose translation MALSIENLKAQRRWVLWRMETVHDKQTKVPYQPSGRKAMANNPSTWHTHAECAALAPQFSGVGLALGRVDGVCVWGVDIDGCCDAHTGKFTPESREIIIGLDSYGEYSPSGTGCHVLGIGGLPGPGIKKPYLGLKSVEVKSDGYYFTFTARHLNKTPNLLMDRKEQVNALYDRVSKATSPKSGLTISLQLSEEERLRKLMAGDMSDYKDDHSTADFALCILLAKKHRCNAFKIDAEFRDSGLYREKWERDDYREGTITRAVTAVAKDTPVFDGSDHDPIEDDGPTEYLVDALPEPMHEGWFPKGEVSLIGGSSGAGKTSWAMPLLEKIRKGADIFGHGAKPRDYRVLLHDRSKKAMQRTVKSLGLSTEAIQRVIRLTSEQQSHPPAEALEAAIEREPGVECWFIEGLDLWITDPNKMEVVGPVIDGLQRIATRRDVAVLGTVGSPKQRGKDNKYFGRDSLFGSAALARKVETVVLMALNNDDDPNSVRRCTVLTRNGRTETLFFEWQPEGLVLTTEPQAVPELKAIDRIEQRIFQAVQPGDEIKYQPGFGNRNLFFDWKNRAAKEGKVTKSNGKYYRAFPEPPTVN comes from the coding sequence ATGGCCCTCTCAATTGAAAACCTGAAAGCACAACGGCGTTGGGTCCTGTGGCGTATGGAAACTGTCCACGACAAACAGACCAAGGTTCCATATCAGCCAAGCGGACGCAAGGCTATGGCGAACAATCCAAGCACGTGGCACACACACGCTGAGTGCGCGGCGCTCGCTCCACAATTCTCTGGGGTGGGCCTTGCGCTCGGGAGGGTGGACGGCGTGTGCGTCTGGGGCGTTGACATTGATGGATGCTGTGATGCGCACACGGGCAAATTCACTCCCGAGTCACGTGAGATAATCATTGGCCTGGACAGTTATGGGGAATACAGCCCATCGGGGACGGGCTGCCACGTGCTTGGCATCGGCGGGCTGCCTGGACCGGGAATCAAGAAACCTTACCTTGGTCTGAAGTCCGTTGAGGTCAAGTCAGACGGCTATTACTTCACATTCACCGCACGCCATTTGAACAAGACGCCCAACCTGCTCATGGACCGGAAGGAGCAGGTGAACGCGCTTTATGACCGCGTGTCCAAGGCCACCAGCCCGAAAAGCGGCCTTACAATCTCTCTCCAACTCAGTGAGGAAGAGCGGCTTCGCAAGCTGATGGCCGGGGACATGAGTGATTACAAGGATGACCACAGCACGGCGGACTTTGCGCTGTGTATTTTGCTTGCAAAGAAACACCGCTGCAATGCGTTCAAGATTGACGCGGAGTTTCGTGACTCCGGCCTGTATCGGGAAAAGTGGGAGAGGGACGACTACAGGGAAGGGACAATCACACGGGCTGTGACCGCTGTAGCGAAGGACACGCCCGTTTTCGATGGCAGTGACCATGACCCAATCGAAGATGACGGACCCACGGAGTATCTCGTTGACGCGCTCCCGGAGCCAATGCACGAGGGTTGGTTTCCGAAGGGCGAAGTCTCCCTCATTGGCGGGTCATCTGGTGCGGGCAAAACGTCATGGGCAATGCCGCTACTTGAGAAGATTCGCAAAGGTGCGGACATATTCGGGCACGGTGCGAAGCCCCGCGACTATCGGGTGTTGTTGCATGACCGTTCCAAGAAGGCCATGCAGCGCACAGTGAAGTCCTTGGGGCTGTCCACAGAGGCAATTCAGCGCGTCATCCGGTTGACCTCAGAGCAGCAATCACATCCGCCCGCTGAGGCTTTGGAGGCGGCCATTGAACGGGAACCGGGCGTTGAGTGTTGGTTCATTGAGGGCCTGGACCTCTGGATTACGGACCCGAACAAGATGGAGGTCGTAGGGCCGGTGATTGACGGCTTGCAGCGCATTGCTACCCGGCGTGATGTCGCAGTGCTTGGCACGGTGGGCAGCCCAAAGCAACGCGGCAAGGACAACAAATACTTTGGCCGTGACTCGCTTTTCGGAAGTGCGGCTTTGGCTCGCAAGGTTGAAACCGTGGTGCTCATGGCATTGAACAACGATGATGACCCAAACTCTGTCCGGCGGTGCACGGTGTTGACGCGGAATGGACGCACCGAAACCCTGTTTTTCGAGTGGCAGCCGGAGGGGCTGGTTTTGACAACGGAGCCACAAGCCGTGCCAGAACTGAAAGCAATTGACCGCATTGAGCAGCGCATATTTCAGGCGGTCCAACCGGGTGACGAAATCAAGTATCAGCCGGGCTTTGGCAATCGCAATCTGTTTTTCGACTGGAAAAATCGTGCGGCAAAGGAGGGCAAGGTCACGAAGTCCAACGGGAAATACTACCGGGCGTTCCCGGAGCCTCCCACGGTCAATTGA
- a CDS encoding site-specific DNA-methyltransferase yields MPELQFKGKEFVYNHHLTVPYRPLVPDAGKSVGEPSLLGNLIIHGDNLHALKALLPMYAGKVDCIFIDPPYNTGNEGWSYNDNVNSPMMKEWLSSNPINAEDMLRHDKWCAMMWPRLTLLKELLSESGSIWITLDDNEVHHARNLLDEIFGDDHCIGQLAWQKRTSRENRAVLSPSIDHLIAYSKCSTKLWRLVRNLLEPGDEGYSNPDQDSRGDWKSIPFSAQGFRKNQVYKITSPTGKVFDPPKGRCWGATEPEFESLKHQGLVYWPKDGDGRPRIKQFPKNAKGLVPETLWLAREVGDTEDSKKQLLEIFSDRDEIDFHAPKPPQLIERILKISTEKDSVVLDSFAGTGTTAHAVLLANKDDSGTRRFVLVELEDFANTLTAERVRRVIGGYKFVGTQKEELLRDSLTWTKLNNAEKLLKKVVRLEELSAANYNNIGKVVKDGELVVTGENTVTERTEGLGGEFTYCTLGAELNVDKILTGESLPDYLSVGAWLFHTATGEAFDASKAKAKDWYLGESAAFHVWLVYRQELDFLKSADAALTLALAEKIAKAKTAGKKHLVFAPAKYVPNTKLLPMGVEYAPLPFALYRIEKG; encoded by the coding sequence ATGCCGGAGCTTCAGTTCAAAGGGAAAGAGTTCGTCTACAACCACCATTTGACAGTGCCGTACCGCCCTCTGGTGCCGGATGCGGGCAAGTCTGTGGGGGAGCCGTCTCTGCTTGGCAATCTCATCATCCACGGAGACAATTTGCACGCGCTCAAGGCGCTGTTGCCGATGTATGCGGGCAAGGTGGATTGCATCTTCATTGACCCGCCGTACAACACGGGGAATGAGGGCTGGAGCTACAACGACAACGTGAACAGCCCAATGATGAAGGAGTGGCTTTCCAGCAATCCTATCAACGCTGAAGACATGCTCCGCCACGACAAGTGGTGCGCAATGATGTGGCCACGACTAACGCTCTTGAAGGAGCTTCTTTCGGAATCGGGCAGTATTTGGATTACGTTGGATGACAACGAGGTCCACCACGCGCGCAATCTACTGGACGAAATATTCGGAGACGATCATTGCATTGGTCAGTTGGCATGGCAAAAGCGCACCTCTCGTGAAAACCGTGCTGTGCTATCTCCTAGCATTGACCATCTAATTGCCTACTCGAAGTGTTCCACGAAGCTATGGCGACTGGTTCGGAATCTCCTGGAGCCTGGTGACGAAGGCTATTCAAATCCGGACCAAGACTCACGAGGAGATTGGAAGTCCATACCCTTTTCGGCACAAGGTTTTCGAAAAAATCAGGTCTACAAAATCACATCTCCAACAGGAAAAGTCTTCGATCCGCCGAAAGGGAGGTGTTGGGGCGCAACAGAACCAGAATTTGAATCGCTGAAACACCAAGGTCTTGTTTATTGGCCAAAGGACGGTGATGGGCGGCCCCGAATCAAGCAGTTTCCAAAAAACGCAAAGGGACTTGTGCCTGAGACTCTTTGGCTCGCACGTGAAGTCGGAGATACTGAAGACTCGAAGAAACAATTGCTCGAAATATTCTCAGACAGGGACGAAATTGACTTCCACGCCCCAAAGCCTCCTCAGCTAATTGAACGGATACTAAAAATCTCAACCGAAAAAGATTCGGTGGTGCTCGATTCGTTTGCGGGAACAGGTACAACCGCCCATGCGGTCTTGCTTGCGAACAAAGATGATTCAGGAACACGAAGGTTCGTGCTGGTGGAGTTGGAGGATTTTGCAAATACGTTGACCGCTGAGCGCGTGCGCCGGGTCATCGGGGGATATAAGTTCGTGGGAACGCAGAAGGAGGAGCTTCTTCGAGATTCCCTCACTTGGACAAAGTTGAACAATGCCGAAAAACTGCTGAAAAAGGTCGTCCGTCTTGAGGAATTGAGTGCCGCCAATTACAACAATATCGGCAAGGTTGTGAAGGACGGCGAATTGGTGGTGACGGGAGAAAATACGGTAACCGAACGCACGGAGGGCTTGGGCGGCGAATTTACCTACTGCACGCTTGGCGCTGAATTGAATGTGGACAAGATTCTGACTGGCGAATCATTGCCCGATTACCTTTCGGTTGGCGCGTGGCTCTTTCATACTGCCACTGGCGAAGCCTTTGATGCCTCCAAAGCAAAGGCTAAGGACTGGTATCTAGGCGAGAGCGCGGCGTTCCACGTCTGGCTTGTGTACCGCCAGGAGTTGGATTTTCTCAAGTCCGCTGATGCTGCGTTGACTCTGGCACTCGCAGAGAAGATTGCAAAGGCGAAGACCGCCGGGAAGAAGCATCTTGTGTTTGCGCCCGCAAAGTATGTGCCCAATACCAAGCTGTTGCCAATGGGCGTGGAGTATGCGCCGTTGCCATTTGCTCTCTACCGGATTGAGAAGGGCTGA
- a CDS encoding FYVE zinc finger domain-containing protein, whose protein sequence is MQKMSPIPTVPIALHIRAARIPLRWTVRDHELQEWRAADGKVISEGGIERVFWPQVETTKWGDVELTEIEDPLEFRIKLFRFFNINKTEAAALDFLQDIGAWRIVTEEHRERWAEGTYANVTYGHRQGVGLRMLPTTLPEILQAIEGWYKLLGNHNPKKLESQFKPPPPPDARVSDRNLFAMEAQFVNTLPVSLEWRGKDPYAVIETISAWELMIAAAWVDVVSRAEEQVCARCGTRFTWPRKKKHCRWECGHLAAVGKYKRKKALEKQQQSEAANGTPA, encoded by the coding sequence ATGCAAAAAATGTCACCCATCCCAACCGTCCCAATCGCGCTCCACATCCGGGCTGCTCGGATTCCGCTTCGATGGACCGTGCGCGACCACGAGTTACAGGAATGGCGTGCTGCTGATGGGAAAGTGATTAGTGAAGGCGGAATCGAACGGGTGTTCTGGCCTCAAGTCGAGACAACGAAGTGGGGGGACGTTGAGCTAACCGAGATAGAAGACCCTTTGGAGTTCCGCATCAAGCTGTTTAGGTTTTTCAACATCAACAAGACGGAGGCCGCCGCGTTGGACTTTCTCCAGGACATTGGCGCATGGCGCATCGTGACTGAAGAGCATCGCGAACGGTGGGCCGAAGGGACGTATGCGAACGTAACCTACGGGCACCGTCAAGGTGTCGGACTTCGTATGCTGCCGACAACCCTCCCCGAGATTCTCCAGGCGATTGAGGGCTGGTACAAACTTCTGGGCAATCACAACCCGAAGAAGCTGGAGAGCCAATTCAAGCCGCCCCCTCCGCCGGATGCCCGCGTATCTGACCGCAATCTTTTTGCGATGGAAGCACAATTCGTCAACACATTGCCGGTTTCGCTGGAATGGCGCGGAAAGGACCCCTATGCGGTCATTGAAACGATTAGCGCATGGGAACTGATGATTGCTGCCGCTTGGGTTGACGTTGTGAGCCGGGCGGAAGAGCAGGTATGCGCAAGATGCGGGACGCGGTTCACATGGCCACGAAAAAAAAAGCATTGCCGGTGGGAATGTGGGCACTTGGCCGCCGTTGGCAAGTACAAGAGAAAGAAAGCACTCGAAAAACAACAACAGTCGGAGGCAGCGAACGGCACGCCTGCTTAG